A window of the Oncorhynchus mykiss isolate Arlee chromosome 15, USDA_OmykA_1.1, whole genome shotgun sequence genome harbors these coding sequences:
- the LOC110490853 gene encoding C-type mannose receptor 2-like yields the protein MAEAQKFCREYYEELATIFNAEDQIAALRAVSAQSLTDAVRVHSQYNAFCPRVGYWNPPYAKCVVHGQSAKVWGLRDCTNPCHFVCQKSTQSKNSSELKYYMGQGSLTWEGAQTACRANGDDLASILTQEDYTAFQSMTETQQVDMWIGLYWKTSTRMWQWSNGDPFPYCVSEPQLGASNCCSLTRQGHGQTEHASLDKIDCSLKRPFLCTGSKTDIFY from the exons ATGGCAGAAGCCCAGAAGTTCTGCAGGGAGTACTACGAGGAACTGGCCACCATCTTCAATGCTGAGGACCAGATAGCAGCTCTGAGAGCAGTGTCAGCACAGAGCCTCACTGACGCTGTCAGGGTCCACTCCCAATACAATGCTTTTTGTCCCAGAGTGGGCTATTGGAATCCACCATATGCAAAGTGTGTTGTTCATGGACAAAGTGCAAAAGTATGGGGTTTGAGAGATTGCACAAATCCATGTCACTTTGTGTGCCAGAAAA GCACACAATCAAAAAATTCCTCAGAGCTTAAATATTACATGGGTCAAGGTTCATTGACGTGGGAGGGGGCACAGACGGCTTGCCGAGCCAATGGAGATGACTTAGCGAGCATCCTCACCCAAGAGGATTACACAGCATTCCAAAGCATGACAGAAACACAGCAGGTTGATATGTGGATTGGACTCTACTGGAAGACTTCTACCAGAATGTGGCAGTGGTCCAATGGGGACCCCTTCCCATACTGTGTGTCTGAGCCTCAACTGGGTGCTAGTAACTGCTGCTCCCTGACCCGTCAGGGCCATGGACAGACTGAACACGCCTCCCTGGACAAGATAGACTGCTCTCTGAAGAGACCGTTCCTTTGCACTGGAAGTAAGACTGACATCTTTTAttga